A window of Steroidobacteraceae bacterium genomic DNA:
CAGCCGAGGTGCGCCAGGCACGACGCTGGCAATCGCCGCTCATCGTCACGACGCTTGCGGGACTGCTGTTTGCCACGTTGACGGGCTCGTTGTTGCTTTTTTTCGGTGCGGGCCTCGCCGACCGCAACTACTGGGAATTTGTGCACTGGATGCCGGCGGCGATCGTGCTGCCGGTGTACGCGAGCTACCAGCTTCGCCACTACCTGCGTGTCCGTGCGCCGGCTCGCCCGACGCACTATCGCGTCGGATTACATGCTTTTTATCTCATGTGTGGCGCGAGCCTCAGCGGCCTTGCGCTGCTGGTACCGGCGGTCGGCTACGGCAGCGGCTATGTGACCCTGGACCTGCTGCATATTTTCTTCGGCTACGGTTTCGTGCTGCTGCTGAGCGCACATCTGACGCTGGTCGCGCTGCTCACCGTGGGCAGACTGCCGCCACGATGGCGGTCGATTGGTCAGCGCGCCGTTGCCCTGTGCGCAAGCCTCACGACAGCTGCCTCGGTCGCGCTGCTCGCAATCGCTATAGCAGGTAGTTGAGCGCGTACAGGAATTCGCCCGAGCCCACGCTCAGCATCCACAGCCCGAGGAAGCCGAAGCACAGGAACGGATGCTCGTGGAAGAAGTGCCGGTCGCGTTTGATCGCGACGAATGCCAGGTAGGCGAATACGACGAAAAGAACGAAAACCAGCAATGACAGGATCCCGTGCGCGGCCATGAACGCGATGTAGGGTGACGATGCGGCGCTGTCATGCCCTGCACGCTGGCGCGAGATCATGTACATCATGTTCACGGAGAATTCGAAAACGATGACGGCGACAGCGAGTCGCACTGCGAAACCCTTGCGCAGATAATTGCGGAGCACCACGGTCAGGACGCCGGCGGTAACGAAGATTTCGGCAATCGCCGAGAAGGTGCTGAACGCGGGAGCTTGCATGCGCTTATTAGATCCGCCACGCGACGCGTGGACAAGCCATGGCAGCGCGACTTGAATCGCAATCTGCAGATTTCCTTGTCGGTGTTTTGCGTCAGCTTGACGGGCGCGCGGGTAGTGCATCATCGCTGCGTTCGAGGAGTCGATCCATCCGACGCAATTCCGGAAACAATCGCGCGTAGATCACAACCACGCCGAGACATAGCACGCCGCCGATCACGATGGCGCGTACCGCGCCCCACCAACTGGCGGTGACGCCCGATTCGAATTCGCCGAGTTCATTCGAAGCGCCTATGAACATCGAACTGACCGCGCTGACCCGGCCGCGGATATGGTCGGGCGTCTCGAGCTGCACCAGCACGGAACGTACGTAGACGCTCACCATGTCGCCACCTCCGAGCACGACGAGCGCGAGCAGCGACAGCCAGAACCAGGATGACAGGCCGAGCACGATGGTCGCGACGGCGAACGCGCCAATCCCGCCGAACATCCATCGCCCCGCATGACGGCGTATGGGTCGCAGCGCGATCAGTGCTGCAATGAGCGCGGCACCGAGGCCAGGCGCCGTGCGCAGAAGCCCGAGGCCGGCAGGCCCGACCTGCAGCACATCACGCGCCAGCACGGGCAGCAACGCGGTTGCACCGCCGAACAGCACCGCGAACAGATCGAGCGAGATCGCGCCGAGCAGTATTCGCTTGCGCAGCACGAAGCGCAGGCCTTCGAGGACTTCCGCAAGGCTGCTGGTGATGGCCGCCGCGCCGGCAGGCGGCAGGCGTATGCCCGCCATCAGCAGCACGACCAACGCCAGCAGGCACAGGATGAACGCGTACACGACTGCCGGCCCCGCGAGGTAGAGCAGTCCGCCGAGCGCCGGGCCGATGATCACACCGGTCTGGAACAACACCGAGTTGGCGGCCACCGCGCTGGGGAAGAGCGGTACGGGTACCAGATTCGGCACGATGGCATGCCCGGCCGGCATCCAGAATGCCCGGCCGAGGCCAAACAGCGCCATGGCGGCGAAGATCAAGCGCACATC
This region includes:
- a CDS encoding MFS transporter; its protein translation is MTNHSASALDALRHGQFMRYAAARFLATLSWQMIGVAVGWQVYARTGNPLDLGWVGLAQFLPFFLAILPAGFVVDRVNRRNVLIAAYCIEASCAVALLVFTLLDVADVRLIFAAMALFGLGRAFWMPAGHAIVPNLVPVPLFPSAVAANSVLFQTGVIIGPALGGLLYLAGPAVVYAFILCLLALVVLLMAGIRLPPAGAAAITSSLAEVLEGLRFVLRKRILLGAISLDLFAVLFGGATALLPVLARDVLQVGPAGLGLLRTAPGLGAALIAALIALRPIRRHAGRWMFGGIGAFAVATIVLGLSSWFWLSLLALVVLGGGDMVSVYVRSVLVQLETPDHIRGRVSAVSSMFIGASNELGEFESGVTASWWGAVRAIVIGGVLCLGVVVIYARLFPELRRMDRLLERSDDALPARPSS